From a single Deltaproteobacteria bacterium HGW-Deltaproteobacteria-6 genomic region:
- the ftsW gene encoding putative lipid II flippase FtsW translates to MEAAQKKETNTPDIILLLVTLILVTVGTAMIYSSSSILAMEKFKDGQFFLKKHLFFVFTGLILMIVMTKIPYEQLKKVAYPGVIVSVVLLLLLFIPHVGIRRGGATRWLNMGVFSFQVTELVKVAMVIFLAHLLTRKVHHLKKFSRGVLIPLSVTAVIMGLIILQPDFGTVVIIASILLLMLSLAGSRITHLMFLGAAFIPIGVWLIMHKGYRMARLTAFLDPWKDADNTGFQLIQSLISFGSGGVTGTGIGDGMQKLFYLPEPHTDFILAVIAEESGFIGVAIVIVMFIFFLLRGFMIAFRAPDLFGTLLAAGLTMLIAMQAFINIAGVMGLIPLKGLALPFLSYGGTSFVVSMLVVGILLNISTQRT, encoded by the coding sequence ATGGAAGCAGCTCAGAAAAAAGAAACCAATACGCCGGATATCATTTTGCTGCTCGTCACCTTAATTCTGGTGACGGTGGGCACGGCGATGATTTATTCATCCAGTTCCATTCTGGCCATGGAAAAATTCAAAGACGGGCAATTTTTTCTCAAGAAACATTTGTTTTTTGTTTTTACCGGTTTGATCCTGATGATTGTCATGACCAAGATTCCTTATGAGCAATTAAAGAAGGTGGCTTATCCCGGCGTGATTGTCTCCGTTGTTCTACTGCTGCTGCTTTTCATCCCGCATGTCGGGATCAGAAGAGGCGGCGCGACCCGCTGGCTCAATATGGGCGTGTTTTCGTTTCAGGTGACCGAACTGGTCAAAGTGGCCATGGTGATTTTTCTGGCGCATCTGCTGACCCGCAAGGTGCATCATCTCAAAAAATTCAGCCGGGGTGTGCTGATTCCCCTGTCGGTGACGGCTGTCATCATGGGGCTGATTATTCTCCAGCCTGATTTCGGCACCGTCGTCATTATCGCATCGATACTGCTTCTGATGCTGTCTCTGGCCGGTTCCCGGATCACCCATCTGATGTTTCTGGGCGCGGCCTTTATCCCCATAGGCGTCTGGCTGATCATGCACAAAGGCTACCGGATGGCACGTCTGACGGCATTTCTGGATCCCTGGAAAGACGCGGACAATACCGGCTTCCAGCTCATCCAGTCGCTGATTTCCTTCGGATCGGGCGGGGTGACGGGGACGGGCATCGGTGACGGCATGCAGAAATTGTTTTATCTGCCGGAGCCGCACACGGATTTTATTCTGGCGGTCATCGCGGAAGAAAGCGGTTTTATCGGCGTGGCGATTGTGATCGTCATGTTTATTTTCTTCCTGCTGCGCGGCTTCATGATCGCTTTTCGCGCGCCGGATCTTTTCGGGACGCTGCTCGCCGCCGGCCTGACCATGCTGATTGCCATGCAGGCGTTTATTAATATTGCGGGTGTGATGGGGTTGATCCCGTTAAAAGGGCTGGCGCTGCCTTTTTTAAGTTATGGCGGCACGTCGTTTGTGGTCAGCATGCTGGTGGTGGGGATTTTGCTGAATATTTCCACGCAGCGGACCTGA
- a CDS encoding UDP-N-acetylenolpyruvoylglucosamine reductase, producing the protein MTGHPAILNALNGMNAGKIWYDEPMSHHASLKLGGRADALVMTENEDQLGEVVRRLRGKNIPFLPVGNLTNILVRDGGYRGVMLWMRGLDQLSCILLADDRYGIDAQAGVSLAKVVALAAAEELTGLEFCAGIPGSVGGAVWMNAGAYGTEIKDVVSEVTVLDGEGKKKNLQRDEIAFAYRQSNLPADAIICGARFILSKGNGAQIKGRMAEIMKLRQEKHPLQYPNAGSVFKNLPGLPAGKLIEEMGLKGLRHGDAQVSNQHANFIVNKGRATASDVLALIGLIRERAGKEKGIELETEIVIVGENL; encoded by the coding sequence ATGACAGGTCATCCGGCCATTTTGAATGCGCTAAACGGCATGAATGCCGGGAAAATCTGGTATGACGAGCCGATGTCTCATCATGCCTCGCTGAAACTCGGCGGCAGGGCTGACGCGCTGGTGATGACCGAAAACGAAGATCAACTCGGGGAAGTTGTACGAAGGCTGAGGGGAAAGAATATTCCGTTTTTGCCGGTCGGGAATCTGACCAATATTCTCGTGCGCGACGGCGGATATCGCGGCGTTATGTTATGGATGCGCGGCCTCGATCAACTGTCCTGCATTCTCCTGGCGGATGACCGATACGGCATCGACGCGCAGGCGGGGGTATCGCTGGCCAAGGTTGTCGCGCTGGCCGCCGCGGAGGAATTGACCGGCCTGGAGTTTTGTGCGGGAATTCCCGGCAGTGTCGGCGGCGCCGTCTGGATGAACGCCGGCGCTTACGGCACGGAAATCAAGGATGTGGTGTCTGAGGTGACGGTGCTGGACGGCGAAGGGAAAAAGAAAAACCTGCAGCGCGACGAGATCGCGTTTGCTTACCGCCAATCCAATCTGCCCGCCGATGCCATCATCTGCGGGGCGCGCTTTATCCTGTCCAAAGGGAATGGCGCGCAAATCAAAGGACGGATGGCTGAAATTATGAAATTACGCCAGGAAAAGCATCCCTTGCAATATCCCAACGCCGGATCGGTTTTTAAAAACCTGCCGGGGCTTCCCGCCGGGAAGCTGATTGAGGAAATGGGATTGAAAGGGTTGAGGCACGGCGACGCGCAGGTCTCGAATCAGCATGCCAACTTTATTGTGAACAAAGGCCGGGCCACAGCCTCTGATGTGCTTGCGCTGATCGGGCTTATCCGGGAAAGGGCCGGAAAAGAAAAAGGCATTGAACTGGAAACGGAAATTGTTATTGTCGGAGAAAATTTGTGA
- the murG gene encoding undecaprenyldiphospho-muramoylpentapeptide beta-N-acetylglucosaminyltransferase gives MPVRIAIAGGGTGGHLFPGIAIAEEFLKRDPQSPVIFIGTKRGIEHRLLGPLGYELKEIDVEGLKGRGIKALIKGVYAIPNSMLQSRRILADFRPDVVIGVGGYASGPAVLTAYLMGIPTAIAEQNALAGNTNRILGKVVRKVFVTYEQSKNLFAARKVTVTGNPVRAAIAAGLTQIKEKKAGRRILIFGGSQGAATINRTVVAMLPLLQKIKDQVSIVHQTGDRDLAEAAQAYEQYGIEARVSPFIVDMVSAYQAADLIICRAGATSLAEITVAGKASILIPFPFAADDHQTLNAKAMVEAGAAAMIRESDLTAEKLYSVVENLLGDDQKLRDMEAKSKKLGRPDAAARIVDACLQLASTYKH, from the coding sequence ATACCGGTGCGGATAGCCATTGCGGGAGGAGGAACGGGAGGCCATTTATTTCCAGGCATTGCCATCGCGGAGGAGTTTTTAAAACGCGATCCGCAAAGCCCGGTGATTTTTATCGGCACGAAAAGAGGCATCGAGCACAGGCTGCTGGGGCCGCTGGGTTACGAGCTGAAAGAAATTGATGTGGAAGGCTTAAAGGGAAGGGGTATAAAGGCTTTGATCAAAGGCGTGTATGCGATACCGAACAGCATGTTGCAGTCCCGGCGGATTCTCGCGGATTTCCGGCCGGACGTTGTAATCGGTGTCGGCGGGTACGCTTCCGGCCCCGCGGTGCTGACGGCTTATCTGATGGGCATTCCCACCGCCATTGCCGAACAAAACGCCCTGGCGGGAAATACCAACCGCATTTTGGGGAAGGTTGTCCGCAAAGTATTTGTGACCTATGAACAAAGTAAAAACCTGTTTGCGGCCCGGAAAGTCACCGTGACGGGCAATCCGGTCCGGGCGGCCATTGCCGCGGGTCTTACTCAGATAAAAGAAAAAAAAGCCGGCCGCCGGATTCTGATTTTCGGCGGATCACAGGGTGCGGCGACCATCAATAGAACAGTGGTGGCCATGCTGCCGCTCTTGCAGAAGATAAAAGATCAAGTCAGCATTGTCCATCAGACAGGCGACCGTGATCTGGCGGAGGCTGCGCAGGCTTATGAACAATACGGCATCGAGGCCCGGGTCAGCCCGTTTATTGTGGATATGGTGTCCGCCTATCAGGCCGCCGATCTGATTATCTGCCGCGCGGGAGCGACATCTCTGGCGGAGATTACGGTGGCGGGAAAAGCCTCCATTCTGATTCCTTTTCCCTTTGCGGCCGATGATCATCAGACGCTGAACGCGAAGGCGATGGTCGAAGCCGGCGCCGCGGCCATGATTCGGGAAAGCGACCTGACCGCTGAAAAACTATATTCGGTTGTAGAAAACCTGCTGGGAGACGATCAAAAATTACGGGATATGGAAGCAAAATCAAAAAAGCTGGGCAGGCCCGATGCAGCGGCAAGAATTGTCGATGCCTGCCTGCAATTGGCATCGACATATAAGCACTAA
- a CDS encoding UDP-N-acetylmuramate--L-alanine ligase, which yields MQRKVKRIHFVGIGGIGMSGIAEVLLNLGYGISGSDAQVNDTTLRLERLGACVAHGHAAENIGNADVVVTSTAVKTDNPEVVEAHRKNIPVIPRAEMLAELLKMKFSVAVSGSHGKTTTTSMISTILAEGGLDPTMVIGGKLASIGSNARLGDGDIIVAEADESDGSFLKLSPTIAVVTNIDREHLDYYPDIEEIKAAFLKFANIVPFYGCTVMCNDNEHVREIAGAIKRRVITYGIEHPADYCASDIRFTESKTLYRLSYRGENLGDTELVVPGLFNVYNSMAATAVGRELGLDMDTIRKGLLAFSGVQRRLEVKGQAGGITVVDDYGHHPTEIMATLAAARQMWKGRLIVVFQPHRFTRTRALFDEFTRSFSDADVLVLNDIYPASEAPIPGINSAALWAAIKEAGHPRVEYIGQTQPTLDFLRTIARPGDTVITLGAGSVYKIGEAFLGELKKGTTK from the coding sequence ATGCAGCGCAAAGTCAAGCGCATCCATTTTGTCGGCATCGGCGGCATCGGGATGAGCGGCATCGCCGAAGTACTGTTGAATCTTGGTTACGGCATCAGCGGTTCGGACGCTCAGGTCAATGATACGACGCTGCGGCTGGAGCGGCTGGGCGCCTGTGTCGCCCACGGGCACGCGGCGGAGAATATCGGCAATGCGGATGTGGTGGTGACCTCCACCGCGGTGAAGACGGACAATCCGGAAGTGGTGGAAGCGCATCGCAAAAATATTCCGGTGATTCCCCGGGCGGAAATGCTGGCGGAACTTTTGAAAATGAAATTTTCCGTGGCCGTTTCCGGCAGCCACGGAAAAACGACGACGACCTCCATGATATCGACCATTCTGGCCGAGGGCGGACTGGATCCGACAATGGTGATCGGCGGCAAGCTGGCCTCGATCGGGTCCAATGCCCGTTTGGGCGACGGCGACATTATCGTGGCGGAAGCGGATGAGAGCGACGGATCATTTTTGAAGTTGTCGCCGACCATCGCCGTCGTGACCAATATCGACCGCGAACATCTGGATTATTATCCCGACATCGAAGAAATCAAGGCGGCCTTTTTAAAATTCGCCAACATTGTCCCCTTTTATGGCTGCACCGTGATGTGCAATGACAACGAACATGTGCGCGAGATTGCGGGCGCCATTAAGAGGCGGGTGATTACATACGGTATTGAACATCCGGCGGATTATTGTGCAAGCGACATCCGGTTTACGGAATCGAAAACGTTGTACCGGCTGTCTTACCGGGGGGAAAACCTGGGAGACACCGAACTTGTCGTGCCCGGTCTGTTCAATGTCTATAATTCAATGGCGGCAACCGCTGTGGGACGTGAGCTGGGACTGGACATGGACACTATCCGGAAAGGGCTGCTCGCATTTTCCGGCGTGCAGCGGCGTCTGGAGGTCAAAGGACAGGCCGGCGGGATCACGGTGGTGGATGATTACGGACATCACCCGACGGAAATTATGGCGACACTGGCTGCCGCCCGTCAAATGTGGAAGGGCCGGCTGATCGTGGTATTCCAGCCGCACCGCTTTACGCGCACGCGGGCGCTTTTTGATGAATTTACCCGATCGTTCAGCGATGCGGATGTTCTGGTGCTCAACGATATTTATCCGGCCTCGGAAGCGCCGATACCCGGCATTAACTCCGCGGCCCTCTGGGCGGCCATTAAGGAGGCCGGACATCCGCGCGTGGAATACATCGGTCAGACACAGCCCACGCTGGACTTTCTGCGCACCATTGCGCGGCCGGGCGATACGGTGATTACGCTGGGTGCGGGCAGTGTCTATAAAATCGGCGAGGCGTTTCTGGGCGAGTTGAAGAAGGGGACGACAAAGTAA